The Halanaerobiaceae bacterium ANBcell28 genome window below encodes:
- a CDS encoding GrpB family protein, producing METVTEKIAAYIVRETDGNSDELLMFSFKNLPVLSLQIPCGSFLKEENIFYALKREIYNETGLDSFKVVKKLGEREKYHDNINKIVKRHYFLLKVTQETDDKWEHEVNVKGLSSGIVLKYNWYKSEELLLLNNEFHHYLSKKHIPSLFNEKAIFGLENKKISIMPHMELWREKFEKEKSLISRKLNNKVLIEHIGSTAIPGMPAKPIIDIGIGTSKKVNKEELIKSLEELSYIYKGENGITGRDYFVKESSNKRYFHIHMYDQSHPTWSDHLLFRNYLIENADVARAYGNLKLDIWRNHRNNRTMYTELKKDFIQNILHEAKKV from the coding sequence ATGGAAACTGTTACAGAAAAGATAGCAGCTTATATAGTTAGAGAGACTGATGGGAATAGTGATGAACTACTAATGTTTTCATTTAAAAACTTACCTGTATTATCATTACAAATCCCCTGTGGGTCTTTTTTGAAAGAAGAAAATATTTTTTATGCTTTAAAAAGGGAAATATATAATGAGACCGGGTTAGATAGTTTTAAAGTAGTAAAGAAACTAGGTGAGAGAGAAAAGTATCATGATAATATCAATAAAATAGTTAAGAGGCATTATTTTTTGCTTAAAGTAACTCAAGAAACTGATGATAAATGGGAACATGAAGTTAATGTAAAAGGACTTTCTTCTGGTATTGTTCTTAAGTACAATTGGTATAAATCTGAGGAACTATTACTTCTTAACAATGAATTTCATCATTACTTATCAAAAAAGCATATACCAAGTTTATTTAATGAGAAAGCCATATTTGGTTTGGAAAATAAAAAGATATCTATAATGCCTCATATGGAATTATGGCGAGAAAAATTTGAAAAAGAAAAATCTTTAATTAGTAGAAAGTTAAATAATAAGGTATTAATAGAGCATATTGGTAGCACAGCTATTCCAGGTATGCCGGCCAAGCCAATTATTGATATCGGAATCGGAACTTCAAAAAAGGTAAATAAAGAGGAACTTATTAAATCTTTAGAAGAACTATCGTATATCTATAAGGGGGAAAATGGTATCACAGGAAGAGATTATTTTGTGAAGGAATCTAGTAATAAAAGATATTTTCATATACATATGTATGATCAGAGTCATCCCACCTGGAGTGATCATTTATTATTTAGAAATTATTTGATTGAAAATGCTGATGTAGCTAGGGCATATGGGAATCTGAAATTAGACATATGGCGGAATCATAGAAATAATAGAACGATGTACACAGAATTAAAAAAAGATTTTATACAAAATATATTGCATGAAGCTAAAAAAGTATAA
- a CDS encoding CidA/LrgA family protein, which yields MKFIKGLFLIFLLLFIGELIVSVTSLPIPGNIIGMILLFFSLVFKIIELEDVVPAGDLLLEHLMLYFIPVSIGILAYRELLMEGIISFGIIVVLAYFILYFIIAKMIDLFVCIFEKRS from the coding sequence TTGAAATTTATCAAAGGTTTATTCTTGATTTTTTTACTTTTATTTATTGGGGAGCTAATTGTATCAGTAACTTCCTTGCCTATTCCTGGAAACATTATAGGAATGATTTTATTATTTTTTTCTCTTGTGTTTAAAATTATTGAACTTGAAGATGTAGTTCCTGCAGGAGATTTATTACTGGAACATTTGATGCTCTATTTTATACCTGTGTCTATTGGAATTTTAGCATACAGAGAGTTACTTATGGAAGGTATTATATCTTTTGGAATAATAGTAGTTCTAGCATATTTTATTTTGTATTTTATAATTGCAAAAATGATTGACCTATTTGTTTGTATATTTGAAAAAAGGAGTTAA
- a CDS encoding creatininase family protein, which produces MKLADLTWIEVSEYIKKDNRLIVPVGTCEQHSHHLPLNTDILVCEYFAEYLSNKTGILLAPTVNYGVNLICDQLYYGTANISENTLLNLLQEVIEWWDAQGFKEFIFLSYHGEPLHIKAIEKVKGNCTVIELYDIDYSGILDKQDSVKHACEGETSVMMYLYPERVRKAEILDRYIEDDQFNEYVKEKRLFDRNSFPGCVGYPSAATVEKGKEIVRRTEEKLLNLLENKF; this is translated from the coding sequence ATGAAGTTAGCAGACTTAACATGGATAGAAGTGTCTGAGTATATAAAGAAAGATAATAGACTGATAGTCCCTGTAGGTACATGTGAACAACACAGTCATCATTTGCCTTTGAATACAGATATTTTAGTCTGCGAATATTTTGCTGAATATTTATCAAATAAGACAGGTATATTGCTAGCACCTACTGTTAATTATGGAGTTAATTTAATATGTGACCAATTATATTATGGAACAGCTAATATTTCAGAGAATACACTGCTGAATTTATTGCAGGAAGTTATTGAATGGTGGGATGCTCAGGGTTTTAAGGAGTTTATTTTCTTATCTTATCATGGAGAACCCTTACATATAAAGGCTATAGAAAAGGTTAAAGGTAATTGTACTGTAATTGAATTATATGATATTGATTATTCCGGTATATTGGACAAGCAAGATAGTGTGAAACATGCCTGTGAAGGTGAAACTTCTGTGATGATGTATCTTTATCCCGAGAGAGTAAGAAAAGCTGAAATACTTGATCGTTATATAGAAGATGATCAATTTAATGAATATGTTAAAGAAAAACGTCTTTTTGATAGAAACAGTTTCCCAGGATGTGTAGGATATCCTTCGGCAGCAACCGTAGAGAAGGGTAAGGAAATTGTGAGAAGGACAGAAGAAAAGCTTCTTAATTTGCTAGAAAATAAATTTTGA
- a CDS encoding patatin-like phospholipase family protein: MIGLVLEGGGARGSYEIGAYKAIMESGIEISGVAGTSIGSINAAMIAQGDLEKAYQLWHNITPSSLFDVDDKRLHELKEFEINKDNISYMWKKIKKIFKNRGIELDKIRRLLLENINEELIRSSQIDFALVTINLSDMKPMELYIEDIPEGKLIEYIMASSYLPVFKMEKMDGKYFLDGGIYDNLPIKLLRDKGYSEVIAIRTHSIGRLRNIDNDDIKIIHIAPQEELGNILDFTQEKMRYNLKLGYYDTLKVLRNLKGSKYYIEVDKKEKDYINTLFKLEEKQIGEISSLLNIKNTGIGSRRLLFEHIIPKLVNILDIDKDANYDEIILSLLEMAAKNLNLERFSIYTYKDLLSKICEGYNKKTRQYHTEDIPSFIKNNDILSRTVKEKILYEILEVLFCDKT; this comes from the coding sequence ATGATTGGTTTAGTATTAGAAGGTGGAGGCGCTAGAGGTTCCTATGAAATTGGAGCTTATAAAGCCATTATGGAATCTGGGATAGAGATATCAGGAGTGGCCGGGACTTCGATTGGGTCTATTAATGCTGCTATGATTGCTCAAGGTGATTTAGAGAAGGCTTATCAACTTTGGCATAATATTACTCCATCGTCATTATTTGATGTAGATGATAAACGTCTTCATGAACTTAAGGAATTTGAAATAAATAAAGACAATATTTCTTATATGTGGAAAAAAATCAAAAAAATTTTTAAAAATAGGGGAATAGAGTTAGATAAGATTAGGCGATTATTGCTTGAAAATATTAATGAAGAACTTATTCGTTCTTCTCAAATAGATTTTGCTCTAGTAACAATTAATCTATCAGATATGAAGCCTATGGAATTGTATATAGAAGATATTCCAGAGGGCAAATTAATTGAATACATAATGGCTAGTTCATATTTACCTGTATTTAAAATGGAAAAGATGGACGGTAAGTATTTTCTTGATGGAGGTATATATGATAACCTTCCTATTAAACTTTTGAGAGACAAAGGTTACAGCGAAGTTATAGCTATTAGAACTCATAGTATAGGACGATTACGAAATATAGATAACGATGATATCAAAATCATTCATATTGCACCCCAGGAAGAATTGGGGAATATCCTTGATTTTACTCAAGAAAAAATGAGGTATAATTTAAAATTAGGTTATTATGATACTTTAAAAGTACTTCGTAATCTTAAAGGAAGTAAGTATTATATTGAAGTAGATAAAAAAGAGAAAGATTATATCAATACTTTATTTAAGTTAGAAGAAAAACAGATTGGGGAGATATCTTCTCTTTTGAACATAAAAAATACTGGAATAGGAAGTAGAAGGCTACTTTTTGAACATATTATTCCCAAATTGGTAAATATACTTGATATTGATAAAGATGCGAATTATGATGAAATAATATTGTCTTTATTAGAGATGGCTGCAAAAAATTTAAACTTGGAGAGGTTTAGTATATATACATACAAGGACTTGCTAAGTAAGATTTGTGAAGGCTATAATAAAAAAACCCGGCAGTATCATACAGAAGATATTCCATCCTTTATAAAAAATAATGATATATTATCACGTACAGTTAAAGAAAAAATATTATATGAGATTTTAGAGGTATTATTTTGTGATAAGACTTAA
- a CDS encoding LrgB family protein, translated as MIIEFAQEPVFGITLTIGAYFLGCFLYKKKKIAIFHPILVSLFIIFSCLIVFDISFDSYNNGGRYISILLGPATVALAIPMYKKLELLKENLIVILLSILLSSFIAILMVVGLGIILNTDNLLLLSLIPKSVTTPIAVEISEQIGGIMALTAAAVIVTGLLGGMFGPELNRLFKVKSTIAKGMTMGITAHGLGTARALEESEQEGALGGLAICVMGFFTAINAPILLLVLEYFGFI; from the coding sequence ATGATAATTGAATTTGCACAGGAGCCAGTATTCGGCATTACGTTGACTATAGGAGCATATTTTTTGGGATGTTTTTTATATAAAAAGAAGAAGATAGCTATATTTCATCCTATATTGGTATCACTTTTTATAATATTTTCTTGTTTAATTGTTTTTGATATAAGTTTTGATAGTTATAATAATGGTGGCAGATATATCTCGATTTTATTGGGACCTGCAACTGTAGCTTTAGCCATTCCTATGTACAAAAAATTAGAGTTATTAAAGGAAAATCTGATAGTGATTCTTTTAAGTATTTTACTTTCTTCATTTATAGCTATTTTAATGGTAGTAGGATTGGGTATAATTCTAAATACCGATAATTTGCTTTTGCTTTCACTTATTCCTAAATCTGTAACGACACCAATTGCTGTTGAAATATCAGAACAAATTGGAGGAATAATGGCTTTAACAGCTGCAGCAGTAATTGTAACTGGTTTATTAGGTGGTATGTTTGGACCAGAGCTTAATAGACTATTTAAAGTAAAATCTACTATCGCTAAGGGAATGACTATGGGTATTACAGCTCATGGTCTGGGAACAGCTCGCGCTCTTGAAGAAAGTGAACAGGAAGGAGCATTAGGAGGTTTAGCAATTTGTGTTATGGGGTTTTTTACAGCTATAAATGCTCCAATATTGCTTCTTGTATTAGAATATTTTGGATTTATTTGA
- a CDS encoding cyclase family protein produces MHQLIDLSHNILDTMPVHPCDDPIKLYQDKFLTEDKYNNYKLESGMHVGTHIDTSMHLTNSKTFINEIPLNRFIGQAIMLDVRGEKRIAYKEKYSDIVNEGDIVLLFTNHSTKYGKKEYFTDSPVVSEELADFLVSKKIKMLGLDMPSPDESPFTIHKILFENQIPIIENLTNLSKLNEVNSFEIIAFPLKIKADSSISRVVARLLE; encoded by the coding sequence ATGCATCAGTTAATTGATTTAAGTCATAATATTCTTGATACTATGCCAGTACATCCTTGTGATGATCCAATCAAACTATATCAGGATAAGTTTTTGACTGAAGATAAATATAATAATTATAAGCTAGAATCAGGTATGCATGTTGGTACACATATTGATACATCTATGCATTTGACTAATAGCAAGACATTTATCAATGAAATTCCGTTAAATAGATTCATTGGTCAGGCTATTATGCTAGATGTAAGAGGAGAAAAAAGAATTGCTTATAAGGAGAAGTATTCTGATATAGTTAATGAGGGAGATATAGTTTTGCTATTTACTAATCATAGTACTAAATATGGCAAAAAAGAGTATTTTACAGACTCCCCAGTTGTTTCTGAAGAATTAGCAGATTTCTTGGTTTCTAAAAAGATTAAAATGCTAGGATTGGATATGCCATCACCTGATGAATCTCCTTTTACTATACATAAAATTCTTTTTGAAAATCAAATTCCTATTATAGAGAATCTGACAAATTTATCAAAGTTAAATGAGGTAAATAGTTTTGAAATAATAGCATTTCCCTTAAAGATAAAGGCTGATTCATCTATTAGTCGTGTAGTTGCAAGGTTGCTGGAGTAA
- the hisIE gene encoding bifunctional phosphoribosyl-AMP cyclohydrolase/phosphoribosyl-ATP diphosphatase HisIE: MIKILDKIKFNKDGLIPAVLQDADSKEVLMLAYMNKESLEKTIETGKACFWSRSRQELWLKGETSGNYQKVEEIRLDCDNDTLLILVKPAGPACHTNKKSCFFNKLDGNKIEELEEVSPSAISKGQSSEDDEQLYREKSIFLYKLYQLIDGRKVNPVEGSYTNYLFDKGVDKICKKIGEEAAEVIIGAKNEAKEEMVYEIGDLFYHLFVLMSLYEISPTAILKELESRSK, translated from the coding sequence ATGATTAAGATATTGGATAAGATAAAGTTTAATAAAGATGGTTTAATACCTGCTGTTTTGCAGGATGCAGATAGCAAAGAGGTCTTAATGCTGGCTTATATGAACAAAGAATCCCTGGAGAAGACTATCGAGACAGGTAAAGCCTGTTTCTGGAGCCGCTCTCGTCAGGAGTTGTGGTTAAAAGGAGAAACTTCTGGAAATTATCAGAAAGTAGAAGAAATCAGGTTGGATTGCGATAATGATACCTTATTAATATTGGTAAAACCTGCAGGCCCTGCCTGTCATACTAATAAGAAATCATGTTTTTTCAATAAACTAGATGGAAATAAAATTGAGGAATTAGAAGAGGTTTCTCCTAGTGCCATTTCTAAAGGGCAGAGTTCCGAAGATGATGAGCAATTATACAGAGAAAAATCTATTTTCTTATACAAATTGTATCAATTGATTGACGGCAGAAAAGTAAATCCAGTTGAAGGCTCTTATACTAATTATCTATTTGATAAAGGTGTAGATAAGATTTGTAAAAAGATTGGTGAAGAAGCAGCTGAGGTTATCATTGGAGCAAAAAATGAGGCAAAAGAAGAGATGGTATATGAAATCGGCGATCTTTTCTATCATCTTTTTGTTCTGATGAGTTTATATGAAATTTCTCCTACTGCTATCTTGAAAGAATTAGAGAGCAGGAGTAAATAA
- a CDS encoding serine hydrolase domain-containing protein: MKKKTKRKNKSLFIIIFLSFMIHFPFNSSVVYADFVDYSEVIEETEQMIQDILIEKNILGLSATVVNQDEIIWAKGFGYADLENEIKASHKTIYCIASVTKPITATAIMILVDQGLVELDEHIINYIPQLSLKGQDYKDIKVKHLLSHSAGLKYKVSYEYLFSDTTCLLEYLKYETLLFPPGKGYNYSNIGYSLLGLIIESTSGLSFEKYINKNIFEPLAMKNSYIGMDEIIDEITAGYFTYPGLSLLESMEKFGERYASYGLNYEDYFIIRGEGCIIKFPELDIPGGGIFSSVEDISHFLRFILSEGKTPDGVQLLSKNNINEMFLNQSSRYGLGWMLNNNNIIGHGGYFPPNNSSVKFSSEHNLGVVVMINTDNESMYQTIQSISDTILYSFIRPHLYEIEELIFEFLSLLESSNYEKAEEIFLSSVSFPLWYRNIKNRLKENSKESSIIIADIILKEIIQSSTFRYQVHLNIDEEDFVYIINVYGDGDNYAFY, encoded by the coding sequence ATGAAAAAAAAGACTAAGAGGAAAAATAAAAGCTTATTTATAATAATATTTCTTAGCTTTATGATACATTTTCCTTTTAATTCTTCTGTTGTTTATGCTGATTTCGTTGATTATTCTGAAGTAATTGAAGAAACTGAGCAAATGATTCAAGATATTCTTATAGAAAAAAATATTCTAGGATTGAGTGCTACTGTTGTAAATCAAGATGAAATAATTTGGGCTAAAGGATTTGGTTATGCAGACTTAGAAAATGAAATAAAAGCCAGTCATAAAACAATTTATTGTATTGCTTCTGTAACTAAACCAATTACTGCTACTGCGATTATGATTTTAGTTGATCAGGGTTTAGTTGAATTAGATGAACATATTATAAATTATATACCTCAGTTATCTTTAAAAGGACAGGATTATAAAGATATAAAAGTTAAACATTTATTAAGCCATAGTGCTGGATTAAAATATAAAGTAAGTTATGAGTATCTTTTTAGTGATACTACCTGTCTACTAGAGTATCTAAAGTATGAAACTCTTCTTTTCCCCCCTGGAAAAGGCTATAATTATTCTAATATAGGATATAGTTTATTAGGCTTGATTATAGAAAGTACTTCTGGACTTAGTTTTGAAAAATATATTAATAAAAATATTTTTGAACCTTTAGCAATGAAGAATTCTTATATAGGCATGGATGAAATAATAGATGAAATTACGGCAGGATATTTTACTTATCCAGGATTGAGTTTACTTGAATCAATGGAAAAATTCGGGGAAAGGTATGCCTCATATGGGTTGAATTATGAAGATTACTTTATTATAAGAGGAGAAGGTTGTATAATAAAATTTCCCGAGTTAGATATACCAGGTGGTGGTATATTTTCTTCTGTGGAAGATATTAGTCATTTTTTGCGTTTTATCTTAAGTGAAGGTAAGACTCCAGATGGAGTGCAATTATTATCTAAAAATAATATAAACGAAATGTTTTTAAATCAATCAAGTAGATATGGTTTAGGTTGGATGTTAAATAATAATAATATTATTGGACATGGCGGTTATTTTCCACCTAATAACTCCTCTGTTAAATTTTCATCTGAACATAATTTAGGTGTAGTAGTAATGATAAATACTGATAATGAAAGTATGTATCAAACAATACAATCAATAAGCGATACAATATTATATTCATTCATAAGGCCCCATTTATATGAAATTGAAGAGCTTATTTTTGAGTTTTTATCTTTATTAGAGTCATCTAATTATGAAAAGGCAGAAGAAATATTCTTAAGCTCAGTTTCTTTTCCTTTATGGTATAGAAATATAAAAAATCGTTTGAAAGAAAACTCTAAAGAAAGTAGTATTATTATTGCAGATATAATTTTAAAAGAAATAATACAGAGTTCTACTTTTCGATATCAAGTTCATCTCAATATTGATGAAGAGGATTTTGTTTATATAATTAATGTATATGGAGATGGTGATAATTATGCTTTCTATTAA
- a CDS encoding serine hydrolase translates to MFEKSLFIIILFSTMILFPFNSTVVQAEFLDYSQVIEETEHMIQDFIMEENIVGLSVAVVNQDGIIWADGFGYENLEREIKASHKTIYCIASVTKPITATAIMILVDQGLVDLDAPIIKYIHSLSLNDQGYKDIKVRHLLSHSSGLRRQSYNYIFEDTPCILQAIEDKSIYAFYLKRR, encoded by the coding sequence ATGTTTGAAAAAAGCTTATTTATAATAATACTCTTTAGCACTATGATACTTTTTCCTTTTAACTCTACTGTTGTTCAAGCTGAATTTCTTGATTATTCTCAAGTGATTGAAGAAACTGAGCATATGATTCAAGATTTTATTATGGAAGAAAATATAGTAGGATTAAGTGTTGCTGTCGTAAATCAAGATGGGATAATTTGGGCAGATGGCTTTGGTTATGAAAATTTAGAAAGAGAAATAAAAGCCAGTCATAAAACAATTTATTGTATTGCTTCCGTGACTAAACCAATTACTGCTACTGCTATTATGATCCTAGTTGATCAGGGTTTAGTTGATTTAGATGCGCCTATAATAAAATATATACACAGCTTATCTTTAAATGATCAGGGCTATAAGGATATAAAAGTTAGACATTTATTAAGTCATAGTTCTGGATTAAGAAGGCAAAGTTATAATTATATTTTTGAAGATACTCCTTGCATACTTCAGGCTATAGAGGATAAGTCAATTTATGCTTTTTATCTTAAGAGAAGGTGA
- a CDS encoding aminoglycoside phosphotransferase family protein, whose product MIQISLNEIKSRAKSIVGSVDSIKAIGNHHLKRHLVYKLKCANKNYVLKLYHKKNRWNREVACLKFFADSNILAPEILDYGIFDDGIEWLVYEFIEGKILLDLLDRISLENWNEIYYEMGKQLGLIHGYKNFNFFGSMDEEGNSINNFSKYRDYFEQRINKVLVDLHTFKHDEPLLIRAAEAKLKSMYKIVDGVNEANLCHNDYDQRNIIAVGYNGKYHLTAVIDFEQCVPDDIDKELIYVYLPLLANNQHWAENFIAGYEEYGEINLERLYFKKDFYNLYKGIIICAWAKKVDYDYYLKGLEIIKGIVKI is encoded by the coding sequence ATGATACAAATTAGTTTAAACGAGATAAAGAGTAGAGCTAAGAGTATTGTTGGAAGTGTTGATTCTATTAAAGCAATAGGAAATCATCATTTAAAACGACACTTAGTTTATAAGCTAAAATGTGCTAATAAAAATTATGTTTTAAAACTTTATCATAAGAAAAATAGATGGAATAGGGAAGTAGCATGCCTAAAATTTTTTGCTGATAGTAATATTTTAGCTCCTGAAATTCTTGACTATGGCATATTTGATGATGGAATTGAGTGGTTAGTATATGAGTTCATAGAAGGAAAGATTTTACTTGATCTTCTTGATAGAATAAGCTTAGAAAATTGGAATGAAATATATTATGAAATGGGAAAACAACTAGGTTTAATACATGGGTATAAAAACTTCAATTTTTTCGGGAGCATGGATGAAGAAGGCAATAGTATCAATAACTTTTCCAAGTACAGAGATTATTTTGAACAAAGAATAAATAAAGTATTAGTGGATTTGCATACCTTTAAGCATGATGAGCCTTTATTAATAAGAGCAGCTGAAGCAAAATTGAAATCAATGTATAAGATAGTGGATGGAGTGAATGAGGCTAATTTATGCCATAATGATTATGATCAAAGAAATATAATAGCCGTTGGGTATAATGGTAAATATCACCTGACTGCTGTTATAGATTTTGAACAATGTGTACCTGATGATATAGATAAAGAATTAATATATGTTTATCTTCCTTTGCTTGCCAATAATCAACACTGGGCAGAAAATTTTATAGCAGGCTATGAAGAATATGGAGAAATAAACTTAGAGAGGTTATATTTTAAAAAGGATTTTTACAATCTATACAAAGGAATTATTATTTGTGCCTGGGCGAAAAAGGTGGATTATGATTATTACTTAAAGGGCTTAGAGATCATAAAAGGTATTGTAAAGATATAA